One genomic segment of Clostridium saccharoperbutylacetonicum N1-4(HMT) includes these proteins:
- the cps2T gene encoding beta 1-4 rhamnosyltransferase Cps2T, with amino-acid sequence MKHVFIIGSKGIPAKYGGFETFVEKLTEGQKSKEIKYHVSCLADNSKEFEHNGARCFNVKVPNIGPAKAVYYDIVALKECIKYIRKNNIKNSIVYILACRIGPFIGYFKQKLKKLGVSLIVNPDGHEWKRAKWNKAIRQYWKTSEKYMVKHADLLICDSKNIEKYIKEDYKQYKPKTTFIAYGADTEKSKLSDDDNTLLKWYKEKDIKKKEYYLVVGRFVPENNYETMITEFMKSKTYKDFVLITNIEGNKFYNELKEKTRFNKDKRIKFVGTVYNQELLKKIREDAYGYFHGHEVGGTNPSLLEALATTDLNILLNVGFNREVGEDGALYFNKESGDLARLVDSLESYEEIAATSLGGVAKDRVLKEYTWEKIINDYENLFIKLN; translated from the coding sequence ATGAAACACGTATTTATTATAGGCTCAAAAGGAATACCTGCAAAATATGGTGGATTTGAGACATTCGTTGAAAAACTAACAGAAGGACAGAAAAGTAAAGAAATAAAATACCATGTTTCTTGTTTAGCAGATAATTCTAAAGAGTTTGAGCATAATGGAGCAAGGTGCTTTAATGTAAAAGTACCTAATATTGGTCCAGCAAAAGCAGTTTATTATGATATAGTGGCATTAAAAGAATGTATAAAATACATAAGAAAGAATAATATAAAAAACTCAATAGTATATATCTTAGCTTGTAGAATTGGACCATTTATTGGTTATTTTAAACAGAAATTAAAAAAATTAGGTGTATCATTAATTGTTAATCCAGATGGCCATGAATGGAAGAGAGCAAAATGGAATAAAGCTATAAGACAATATTGGAAAACTTCAGAGAAATACATGGTTAAGCATGCAGACTTGTTAATATGTGATTCAAAGAATATTGAAAAATATATAAAAGAAGATTATAAACAGTACAAGCCAAAAACAACTTTTATAGCTTATGGAGCTGATACTGAAAAATCGAAATTATCTGATGATGATAATACTTTGCTTAAATGGTATAAAGAAAAAGATATTAAGAAAAAAGAATACTATCTAGTTGTAGGTAGATTTGTTCCAGAAAACAACTATGAAACTATGATAACTGAATTTATGAAATCAAAAACATATAAGGATTTTGTATTAATAACAAATATAGAGGGAAATAAATTCTATAACGAGTTAAAAGAAAAGACAAGGTTTAATAAAGATAAAAGAATAAAGTTTGTTGGAACAGTTTATAATCAAGAATTGTTAAAAAAGATTAGAGAAGATGCTTACGGATATTTCCATGGACATGAAGTTGGAGGAACTAATCCATCTTTATTAGAGGCATTAGCTACAACTGACTTGAACATCTTATTGAATGTTGGATTTAATAGAGAAGTTGGAGAAGACGGGGCATTATACTTTAATAAAGAAAGTGGAGATCTAGCAAGATTGGTAGACAGCTTAGAATCATATGAAGAAATTGCTGCTACTTCCCTTGGTGGAGTGGCTAAAGATAGGGTCTTAAAAGAGTACACTTGGGAGAAAATAATTAATGATTATG
- a CDS encoding sugar transferase translates to MQQQLNLEREEILLKEQEVSLGKKIESRIGYCFVKRTIDIICSLMGLITLSPLLIIISMLIKIESKGPMFFCQERVGKNEKAFRMYKFRSMVVNAEELKKKLVSQNEMSGPMFKMKEDPRVTQIGKFIRKTSIDELPQLINVLKGEMSLVGPRPSLPDEVADFENWMMKRLEVKPGLTCYWQVSGRNDIEFEDWMKLDVKYVAERNTLTDIKLICKTFFVLFGDKHAR, encoded by the coding sequence ATGCAACAACAATTGAATTTAGAAAGAGAAGAAATTCTGCTCAAAGAACAAGAGGTTTCGCTTGGAAAAAAAATAGAATCCAGAATAGGGTATTGTTTTGTAAAGAGAACCATAGATATTATTTGTTCATTAATGGGATTAATAACTTTAAGTCCGTTATTGATAATAATTTCAATGTTAATAAAAATTGAGTCAAAAGGTCCAATGTTTTTTTGCCAAGAAAGAGTTGGAAAGAATGAAAAAGCTTTTCGAATGTATAAGTTCAGATCTATGGTTGTTAATGCAGAAGAATTAAAAAAGAAATTGGTAAGCCAAAATGAAATGAGTGGGCCAATGTTTAAAATGAAGGAAGATCCTAGAGTAACCCAAATTGGTAAATTTATAAGAAAGACAAGCATAGATGAACTGCCACAGTTGATTAATGTATTAAAAGGGGAAATGAGCCTGGTGGGTCCAAGACCATCACTTCCAGATGAAGTAGCAGACTTTGAAAATTGGATGATGAAAAGACTAGAGGTAAAACCAGGACTTACTTGTTACTGGCAAGTATCAGGCAGAAATGATATTGAATTTGAGGATTGGATGAAACTTGATGTGAAATATGTAGCAGAAAGAAATACATTAACAGATATAAAACTAATATGTAAAACATTTTTTGTACTTTTTGGAGATAAGCATGCAAGATAG
- a CDS encoding UDP-glucose dehydrogenase family protein, protein MKIVVAGTGYVGLVTGACLSEVGHNVTCVDIDENKVEKMKQGISPIYEPGLDELLKRNHDEGKLDFTVDYENAYKDADLVFVGVGTPEREDGSANLDYVFNVCKQIAENIEKDCLVVVKSTVPIGTNDRVEGFLQEIVKNNVHVEVASNPEFLAQGTAVVDTLYAKRIVIGVESKNAENILRKVYERYNQPIVVTNRKSAEMIKYASNDFLALKISFMNEIANFCEMVGADVEDVAKGMSFDPRIGDKFLNAGIGYGGSCFPKDTKALHWLANDSGYELKTIKATIEVNQNQKYKLFRAAKQKFGSLKGFKVAVLGLTFKPGTDDLREAPSIPNVRRLLDEGAEIVAYDPVGIDNFKRIYPTEVKYVETPEETLKGADLAFIFTEWNEIRDLDLSLYEELMETPVIFDGRNCYTINEVKERNIEYHSVGRKAILNLENAKREVAATIR, encoded by the coding sequence ATGAAAATAGTAGTTGCAGGAACTGGATACGTAGGTCTAGTTACAGGTGCATGTCTTTCAGAAGTGGGACACAATGTAACCTGTGTGGACATTGATGAAAATAAAGTTGAAAAGATGAAACAAGGAATTTCACCTATATATGAACCAGGATTAGATGAATTGTTAAAAAGAAATCATGATGAAGGAAAATTGGACTTTACAGTGGATTATGAAAATGCATACAAAGATGCAGATTTAGTATTTGTAGGAGTTGGTACTCCAGAAAGGGAAGATGGTTCGGCTAATTTAGATTATGTCTTTAATGTTTGCAAACAAATTGCAGAAAATATAGAAAAAGACTGCTTGGTAGTGGTAAAATCAACAGTTCCAATAGGAACTAATGACAGGGTTGAAGGATTTTTACAAGAAATTGTTAAAAATAATGTACATGTAGAAGTGGCTTCAAATCCAGAATTCTTAGCACAGGGAACTGCAGTTGTTGATACATTATATGCTAAAAGAATAGTAATTGGCGTTGAATCAAAAAATGCAGAAAATATCTTAAGAAAAGTATATGAAAGATACAATCAACCAATAGTTGTAACTAACAGAAAAAGTGCAGAAATGATTAAATATGCTTCAAATGACTTTTTAGCTCTTAAGATTTCTTTTATGAATGAAATAGCTAATTTCTGTGAGATGGTTGGAGCAGATGTTGAGGATGTAGCTAAAGGAATGAGCTTTGACCCAAGAATAGGCGATAAATTCTTAAATGCAGGAATCGGATATGGCGGATCATGTTTCCCTAAAGATACAAAGGCACTTCATTGGCTTGCAAATGATAGTGGATATGAATTGAAAACAATAAAGGCAACCATAGAAGTAAATCAAAATCAAAAGTATAAATTATTCAGAGCAGCTAAACAAAAATTTGGTAGCTTAAAAGGATTCAAAGTAGCAGTACTTGGATTAACATTTAAGCCAGGAACTGATGATTTAAGAGAAGCACCATCAATACCTAATGTAAGAAGGTTATTAGATGAAGGTGCAGAAATAGTAGCATATGATCCAGTAGGAATTGATAATTTCAAGAGAATATATCCAACTGAAGTTAAATATGTAGAGACTCCAGAAGAAACTTTAAAAGGTGCGGATTTGGCGTTTATATTTACTGAGTGGAATGAGATTAGAGATTTAGATTTAAGTTTATATGAAGAGTTGATGGAGACTCCTGTTATATTTGATGGGAGAAATTGTTATACAATTAATGAGGTAAAAGAAAGAAATATAGAATATCATTCTGTTGGAAGAAAAGCTATTCTAAATTTAGAAAATGCTAAAAGAGAAGTAGCAGCGACAATAAGATAG